A genomic window from Winogradskyella sp. J14-2 includes:
- a CDS encoding aminoacyl-histidine dipeptidase produces MSQDIRSLEPKALWNKFADLNAVPRPSKKEERVIKFMKDFGEGLGLETMEDEVGNVIIRKPATAGMEDRKAIVMQSHLDMVHQKNNDTVFDFDTQGIDMYVAGDWVKAKGTTLGADNGLGVATIMAILESDSIAHPALEALFTIDEETGMTGAMGLKGGLLNGEILLNLDTEEDDEIGVGCAGGVDVTATRTYNEEQTPEFKIGYTIEVKGLKGGHSGMQIHEGLGNANKLMNRLLFDGFENYGLRISEIDGGSLRNAIPRESKAVVAIDAVNEATFEAEMKTLVDTIKHEYKTMEPDLEIKISKSETPEKIMDLGVQEGLTRALYAALNGVYRMSPNIKDLVETSNNIARVIVKDGAVKIGCLTRSSVESSKWDLANTLRATFELTGCEVEFSGSYPGWAPNMDSAILKVMVPIYERLNNGEKPHVAACHAGLECGILGQNYPEMDMISFGPNIKGAHSPDERAQISSAKKYWEFVLEILKNIPKKA; encoded by the coding sequence ATGAGTCAAGATATAAGAAGCCTTGAGCCAAAGGCACTATGGAACAAGTTTGCAGATCTTAATGCAGTACCACGTCCTTCAAAAAAGGAAGAGCGTGTTATAAAATTCATGAAGGATTTTGGTGAAGGATTGGGTTTAGAAACTATGGAAGATGAGGTTGGTAACGTCATCATTAGAAAGCCAGCAACCGCAGGAATGGAAGACCGTAAAGCCATTGTTATGCAATCGCATTTAGATATGGTGCATCAAAAAAATAACGATACCGTTTTTGATTTTGATACACAAGGTATCGATATGTATGTTGCTGGAGATTGGGTAAAGGCAAAAGGTACAACGCTTGGTGCAGATAATGGTCTTGGTGTGGCGACAATTATGGCCATTTTAGAAAGTGATAGTATTGCGCATCCTGCTTTAGAGGCGTTGTTTACCATAGATGAAGAAACTGGTATGACAGGCGCTATGGGTCTTAAAGGTGGTTTGCTTAATGGTGAAATACTACTGAATTTAGATACCGAAGAAGATGATGAAATTGGAGTTGGGTGTGCAGGTGGAGTAGATGTTACTGCCACACGCACATACAACGAAGAGCAAACACCAGAGTTTAAAATTGGTTACACCATTGAAGTAAAAGGTTTAAAAGGTGGTCACTCAGGTATGCAAATCCATGAAGGTTTAGGAAATGCAAACAAGTTAATGAACCGATTATTATTTGACGGTTTTGAAAACTATGGTTTACGTATTTCTGAAATTGATGGAGGTAGTTTACGTAATGCCATACCAAGAGAAAGTAAAGCAGTTGTTGCGATTGATGCTGTTAACGAAGCAACTTTTGAAGCTGAAATGAAAACTTTGGTAGATACCATTAAGCATGAGTATAAAACCATGGAGCCAGACTTAGAAATAAAAATTTCTAAATCTGAAACACCAGAAAAAATCATGGATTTAGGTGTGCAAGAAGGATTAACAAGAGCATTGTACGCTGCCTTAAATGGCGTGTATAGAATGAGTCCAAATATTAAAGATTTGGTAGAAACTTCTAATAATATTGCCAGGGTTATTGTAAAAGATGGCGCGGTGAAAATTGGATGCTTAACACGTAGTTCTGTAGAAAGTTCTAAATGGGATTTAGCCAATACACTTCGTGCAACTTTTGAGCTAACAGGTTGTGAGGTTGAATTTTCAGGAAGTTATCCAGGTTGGGCGCCAAATATGGATTCTGCTATTTTAAAAGTAATGGTGCCAATTTATGAGCGTCTTAATAATGGAGAAAAACCTCATGTTGCAGCTTGCCATGCAGGTTTAGAGTGTGGAATCCTTGGGCAAAATTATCCAGAAATGGACATGATTAGTTTTGGACCAAATATTAAAGGTGCGCACTCACCAGATGAACGTGCTCAGATTTCATCAGCAAAGAAATATTGGGAATTTGTTTTAGAGATTTTGAAAAATATTCCGAAGAAAGCTTAA
- a CDS encoding peptidylprolyl isomerase, producing the protein MIKKALTTFIILVVLANISCQEKYPNLEDGLYAEFVTNKGTMIAKLHYDKVPVTVANFVALAEGNHPMVKEEYKGKRYYDSITFHRVVNNFMIQGGDPTASGMGDPGYKFPDEFHPDLKHDKPGVLSMANPGRDANGSQFFIMEKEWPSLDNRHAVFGQVIEGMDVHDSISNVKVIDPARRNHKPVEDVVITELNIIRKGKDAKFFDAPKVFEEEMPKIIEKREQQEAEAKKKAAELAQKAKEEWLKKNESMDGRRIESPTGMAMIFTNESDGVQPKSTDRVNIDCAGYFENGELFWTTWEEVAEKNGKLDERQAQAGQYKPFTMPYNETASLVAGFREAMLNMKVGDRARVFIPYYLGYGDTGRAPLIPPKTNLVFDIEIASIAE; encoded by the coding sequence ATGATTAAAAAAGCACTTACAACGTTTATAATATTAGTTGTATTGGCAAATATCTCTTGCCAAGAGAAATATCCAAATTTAGAAGATGGACTTTATGCTGAATTTGTTACCAATAAAGGTACAATGATTGCCAAACTACATTATGATAAAGTACCTGTGACAGTAGCAAATTTTGTCGCTTTAGCCGAAGGTAATCATCCCATGGTAAAAGAAGAATACAAAGGAAAACGCTATTATGATAGTATTACTTTTCACAGAGTGGTAAACAATTTTATGATTCAAGGTGGAGATCCTACTGCTTCAGGAATGGGAGATCCTGGTTATAAATTTCCGGATGAATTTCATCCAGATTTAAAGCACGATAAGCCTGGTGTTTTATCAATGGCAAATCCTGGTAGAGATGCCAACGGAAGTCAGTTCTTTATCATGGAAAAAGAATGGCCAAGTTTAGATAACAGACATGCTGTTTTCGGACAGGTTATTGAAGGTATGGACGTACACGATTCTATCTCTAACGTTAAGGTAATTGATCCTGCAAGAAGAAATCACAAGCCTGTTGAAGATGTTGTTATTACTGAGCTTAACATCATAAGAAAAGGAAAAGACGCCAAATTTTTTGATGCACCAAAGGTATTTGAAGAAGAGATGCCTAAAATCATAGAGAAAAGAGAACAGCAAGAGGCAGAAGCTAAGAAAAAAGCTGCAGAATTAGCTCAAAAAGCTAAAGAAGAATGGCTTAAGAAAAATGAATCTATGGATGGTCGTCGTATTGAGTCTCCTACAGGAATGGCCATGATTTTTACAAACGAAAGTGATGGTGTGCAACCAAAGTCTACAGATCGCGTAAATATAGACTGTGCTGGCTATTTTGAAAACGGCGAGTTATTCTGGACAACCTGGGAAGAAGTTGCTGAGAAAAACGGCAAGTTAGACGAAAGACAAGCCCAAGCAGGACAGTATAAACCCTTTACAATGCCTTATAATGAAACTGCAAGTTTAGTTGCCGGTTTTAGAGAAGCAATGCTAAACATGAAAGTTGGTGACAGAGCCAGAGTATTTATTCCATATTATTTAGGCTATGGAGATACTGGTAGAGCACCTTTAATTCCACCTAAAACAAACCTAGTTTTTGATATAGAGATTGCAAGTATTGCTGAATAA
- the gldI gene encoding gliding motility-associated peptidyl-prolyl isomerase GldI yields the protein MKHLLYILIATFVLVGCKSPEARMPETVQSGSFLKESAERNKKLNEKEQEIIQTMIKNNPDKDYIASESGFWYYYNTKAEKDTIQPDFGDIINFEYNVSDLSGNEIYATAERTYVMDKQELFTGLREGLKLMTAGDEITFIFPSQKAYGYYGDENRIGTNVPLICEVTLNTITQEND from the coding sequence ATGAAACACCTACTCTACATACTAATTGCAACTTTTGTTTTAGTGGGTTGTAAATCGCCCGAAGCCAGAATGCCAGAAACGGTACAGTCTGGTTCTTTCCTTAAAGAATCGGCAGAGCGCAACAAAAAACTAAACGAAAAAGAGCAAGAGATTATTCAAACGATGATAAAGAATAATCCAGATAAAGATTATATCGCCTCAGAAAGTGGGTTTTGGTACTACTATAACACCAAAGCTGAAAAAGATACTATTCAACCAGATTTTGGCGACATTATTAATTTTGAATACAACGTGTCTGACCTTAGCGGAAATGAAATCTACGCAACTGCAGAAAGAACGTATGTAATGGATAAGCAGGAGCTTTTTACTGGTTTGCGTGAAGGTTTAAAACTCATGACTGCAGGAGATGAAATAACATTTATCTTTCCATCACAAAAAGCATACGGCTACTATGGTGATGAAAACAGAATAGGAACAAATGTTCCATTAATTTGCGAAGTAACTTTAAACACTATAACCCAAGAAAATGATTAA
- a CDS encoding DHH family phosphoesterase, translating into MIKTQIPELKTLINTPQDIVVVPHKNPDGDAMGSTLGLFHYLKTYNHQVTVIAPNDYPDFLKWLPENDSVLIFESQQDQCEAIINKAQLIFTLDFNALHRAGDMALSLEQSSATKIMIDHHQQPDDYAKYIYSDVSMSSTCEMVYNFIEMLGDLDKIDSAIATCLYTGIMTDTGSFRFPSTTSRTHEVIADLMKRGAKNSDIHNKIHDTNSYSRLQLLGRAMQNLKVIPELRTAYITLSQAELDEFNFKKGDTEGFVNYGLSLKDIIFAAIFIENQQEGIVKISLRSKGTFSVNEFSRAHFNGGGHTNAAGGRSEDSLEATIEKFISILPQYKNELSQ; encoded by the coding sequence ATGATTAAAACACAAATTCCAGAATTAAAAACACTAATCAATACACCACAAGATATTGTGGTTGTGCCACATAAAAATCCAGATGGTGATGCTATGGGCTCTACATTAGGCCTGTTTCATTATCTAAAAACTTACAATCACCAAGTAACTGTTATTGCACCTAATGATTATCCAGATTTTTTAAAGTGGTTACCAGAAAATGACAGCGTTTTAATCTTTGAGTCTCAGCAAGACCAATGCGAAGCAATAATAAACAAAGCACAGCTTATTTTCACTTTAGACTTTAATGCCTTACATCGTGCTGGTGATATGGCATTATCTTTAGAACAGTCATCGGCTACCAAAATTATGATAGATCATCATCAGCAACCCGATGATTATGCTAAGTATATCTACTCTGATGTGAGTATGTCTTCTACCTGCGAAATGGTTTACAATTTTATTGAAATGCTAGGTGATTTAGATAAAATAGATAGTGCCATTGCTACTTGCTTGTACACAGGTATTATGACAGATACTGGTTCGTTTCGTTTTCCGTCTACCACAAGCAGAACGCATGAAGTTATTGCAGACTTAATGAAGCGTGGTGCTAAGAATTCGGATATTCATAATAAAATCCACGACACCAACAGTTACAGTCGTTTGCAACTTTTAGGCAGAGCAATGCAAAACCTAAAGGTCATACCAGAATTACGCACAGCTTACATTACCTTATCGCAAGCTGAGTTGGATGAATTCAATTTTAAAAAAGGAGATACAGAAGGGTTTGTTAACTATGGATTATCATTAAAGGATATCATCTTTGCAGCTATCTTTATTGAAAACCAGCAAGAGGGTATCGTAAAAATATCTTTACGCAGTAAAGGAACATTTTCTGTAAATGAATTTTCGAGAGCACATTTTAATGGTGGAGGCCATACCAATGCTGCTGGTGGACGCAGTGAAGACAGCTTAGAAGCTACGATTGAGAAATTTATTAGTATATTACCACAATATAAAAATGAATTGTCCCAGTAA
- a CDS encoding nucleoside-diphosphate kinase, whose translation MATNRTFTMLKPDAVEKGHIGAILEKITASGFRIVAMKLTQMTKADAEEFYGIHKERPFFGELVEYMTRGPIVAAILEKDNAVEDFRTLIGATNPADAAEGTIRKMYADSISENAVHGSDSNDNAAIEGAFHFAGREMF comes from the coding sequence ATGGCAACTAACAGAACATTTACAATGTTAAAGCCAGATGCTGTTGAAAAAGGACACATTGGCGCAATATTAGAAAAAATTACAGCTTCAGGATTTAGAATCGTAGCAATGAAGTTAACTCAAATGACAAAGGCAGATGCTGAGGAATTCTACGGAATCCACAAGGAGCGTCCATTCTTTGGTGAATTGGTTGAGTACATGACGCGTGGCCCAATCGTAGCAGCGATCTTAGAAAAAGACAATGCTGTTGAAGATTTTAGAACCTTAATTGGAGCTACAAATCCTGCGGATGCTGCAGAGGGTACTATCCGTAAAATGTATGCTGATTCTATTAGCGAAAACGCTGTACATGGTAGTGATAGTAATGATAACGCTGCTATTGAAGGTGCGTTTCACTTTGCTGGCAGAGAGATGTTTTAA
- a CDS encoding DUF2141 domain-containing protein codes for MSTLVKIAVAIIISILSANLYAQETCKLTIQVADVDSDDGQIFVSVYNKEANFLNKSYKGITSKIVNNSCVVTFKNLPKGTYAVSIFHDENDNGQLDCNFLGIPKEDYGCSNDAKGIMGPPKWDDAKFTLQRDKTITIIL; via the coding sequence ATGAGTACACTAGTAAAAATTGCAGTTGCCATCATTATAAGTATCTTGTCTGCTAATCTATACGCACAGGAAACTTGTAAATTGACGATACAGGTTGCGGATGTAGATAGCGACGATGGACAAATATTTGTGTCGGTATACAATAAGGAGGCAAACTTTTTGAATAAGTCCTACAAAGGGATAACCTCTAAAATAGTCAATAATAGCTGCGTTGTCACTTTTAAAAACCTACCAAAAGGCACCTATGCGGTTTCTATTTTTCATGACGAAAATGATAATGGACAATTAGACTGCAACTTTCTTGGAATTCCCAAAGAAGATTATGGCTGCTCTAATGATGCAAAAGGGATTATGGGACCGCCAAAATGGGACGATGCCAAATTTACATTACAAAGAGATAAAACTATAACTATAATACTTTAA
- a CDS encoding histidine kinase → MKRFFKTVVSGILVGIVIMIVDQSIRYFTGMAIELNENFYRTFAYYIIYSVPLSLVNSYFFDYINGLDVWTRYNKYRLATGFLGSVIITLITIFFIRAFIEIVLEGESWMEFVNSERPEFYISALLITLVISLFFHAVYYYKELQKTKVKEQKVIAGAASAKFDALKNQLDPHFLFNSLNVLTSLIEENPDSAQKFTTALSKVYRYVLEQKNKELVTVDEELNFARTYMSLLKMRFEDSIIFEIPDNSSNPESKVVPLSLQLLLENAVKHNMVTSSKPLHIKIYEDGNHLVVMNNLQPKQIVKKSSGVGLENIKQRYQLLTERKVYINQREKDFAVAIPMLTKQVSIMRTAHKSNDRLNNDYVRARKRVDELKAFYYSLISYVLVIPFLIFIWYRFSQHTIQWFWFPIFGWGISLVFQAYRVYVDNGALGAKWEQRKIEEYMRKEDEKNRWN, encoded by the coding sequence ATGAAGAGATTTTTTAAAACGGTAGTCTCTGGTATCCTAGTAGGTATTGTAATTATGATTGTAGACCAGTCTATACGCTATTTTACAGGCATGGCTATTGAGTTGAACGAAAATTTCTACCGTACGTTTGCTTACTATATTATTTATTCTGTACCATTAAGTTTGGTTAACTCTTATTTTTTTGACTATATCAATGGTTTAGATGTCTGGACGCGTTATAACAAATACAGATTAGCCACAGGATTTCTAGGGTCGGTAATCATCACGCTAATAACAATTTTTTTTATCAGAGCATTTATAGAAATCGTTCTAGAAGGCGAGTCTTGGATGGAGTTTGTCAACTCTGAACGACCAGAGTTTTACATTAGCGCGCTCCTTATAACACTAGTTATTTCCTTGTTTTTTCACGCGGTTTATTATTATAAAGAATTGCAAAAAACCAAGGTTAAGGAACAAAAAGTAATTGCTGGCGCAGCTAGTGCTAAGTTTGATGCACTAAAAAATCAATTAGATCCACATTTTCTTTTTAACAGTCTCAATGTTTTAACGAGTTTAATTGAAGAAAATCCGGATAGTGCACAAAAATTTACAACAGCGCTATCAAAAGTATATCGCTATGTTCTAGAACAAAAAAATAAGGAGTTGGTTACGGTAGATGAAGAGTTAAATTTTGCCAGAACGTACATGTCGCTATTAAAAATGAGATTTGAAGATAGTATCATTTTTGAGATACCAGATAACTCATCAAATCCTGAGAGTAAAGTTGTGCCTTTGTCCTTACAGCTGTTATTAGAAAATGCAGTAAAGCACAATATGGTAACCTCGAGTAAACCATTACACATAAAAATATACGAAGACGGAAATCATTTAGTGGTGATGAACAATCTTCAGCCAAAACAAATTGTAAAGAAGAGTAGTGGAGTTGGTTTAGAAAATATAAAGCAGCGCTATCAGTTACTTACAGAACGAAAAGTTTACATCAATCAACGAGAGAAAGATTTTGCAGTTGCAATTCCTATGCTCACCAAACAAGTATCAATAATGAGAACAGCACATAAATCGAACGATCGTCTTAACAACGATTATGTCAGAGCTCGCAAGCGTGTAGATGAGTTAAAGGCATTCTACTATAGTTTAATATCGTATGTCTTAGTTATACCATTTTTAATTTTCATATGGTATAGATTTTCGCAACATACCATTCAATGGTTTTGGTTTCCAATATTTGGATGGGGAATTAGTTTAGTGTTCCAAGCCTATCGTGTATATGTAGATAATGGCGCATTGGGTGCTAAATGGGAACAACGCAAAATTGAAGAATACATGCGTAAGGAAGATGAAAAAAACCGTTGGAACTAA
- a CDS encoding 2TM domain-containing protein codes for MKDQNLNYIKAKRKVEKEKGFYTHLIIYLLVNSVITLIKVWGNFNSWDGFVDAFLTINVLSSWTIWGVFVILHFLSFKFGAKWEERKIEEYMKRELSNDSN; via the coding sequence ATGAAAGATCAGAATTTAAATTACATAAAAGCCAAACGCAAAGTTGAAAAAGAGAAAGGATTTTACACGCACCTTATCATTTACTTACTCGTTAACTCAGTTATAACTCTAATAAAAGTTTGGGGAAATTTTAATAGTTGGGACGGTTTTGTAGATGCATTTTTAACCATTAACGTTTTAAGTTCATGGACAATTTGGGGAGTATTTGTAATCCTACATTTTTTATCATTTAAGTTTGGTGCTAAATGGGAAGAACGTAAAATTGAAGAATACATGAAGAGAGAATTGTCTAACGATTCAAATTAA
- a CDS encoding 2TM domain-containing protein, with amino-acid sequence MERYSLEPYEDKDEVSDFRKEEAYLRAKKKVDALIGFYWHFAVYIVVNLFLILLIGLNSESGFRGFGPYATAVFWGIGLAFHFIGVFGPDFFFGKDWEKRKIQEFMDKEDRNWE; translated from the coding sequence ATGGAAAGATACAGTTTAGAACCCTATGAAGATAAAGACGAGGTTTCAGATTTTAGAAAAGAAGAAGCGTATTTAAGAGCCAAGAAAAAAGTAGATGCCTTAATTGGGTTTTACTGGCATTTTGCAGTTTACATTGTTGTTAATCTGTTTTTAATATTGTTGATAGGACTTAACTCAGAAAGCGGCTTTAGAGGTTTTGGGCCTTATGCCACAGCAGTATTTTGGGGCATAGGTTTAGCGTTTCATTTTATTGGCGTATTTGGACCAGATTTCTTTTTCGGTAAAGATTGGGAAAAACGGAAGATTCAAGAGTTTATGGACAAAGAAGACCGTAATTGGGAGTAG
- a CDS encoding amidohydrolase family protein, translating into MKALKLFLIFTFSVITLKAQNSFVIKDVRVFDGDTIIDQTSVRVANGRIVEISEAIILQKKDEIIDGKGKTLIPALSNAHVHAWSPQSLKDAAKAGVLNVMDMHGVEPYQTAMRQLKDSTDYARYYVAGYAATAPNGHGTQFGFPVPTLTKPENAVSFVENRIKANVDYIKIIVEPWKETLSLETVSEIIEETHKAKMIAVVHISRLEDAINVLNKNADGLVHIWWDKPIETSELETLTKNKSFFVIPTLLTTLKAFESMGEGSNKFLKKEDLLNEVKKMHDANIPILAGTDPPNLGINYGTDLYKEMQLLREAGLSNIEVLKTVTSNVANAFSLKETGFVKEGYLADLILIEGDVIEDINAIMNQKKVWKKGQLLKE; encoded by the coding sequence ATGAAGGCGCTAAAATTGTTTTTAATTTTCACATTTTCGGTAATCACGCTAAAAGCTCAAAATAGCTTTGTTATTAAAGATGTAAGAGTTTTTGATGGAGATACAATCATTGATCAAACATCAGTAAGAGTTGCGAATGGAAGAATCGTAGAGATTTCAGAAGCTATTATTCTACAAAAGAAGGATGAAATAATAGATGGCAAAGGAAAAACTTTGATTCCTGCACTTTCTAATGCACATGTGCATGCTTGGTCTCCACAATCGTTAAAAGATGCTGCAAAAGCTGGTGTACTCAATGTAATGGATATGCATGGTGTAGAACCTTATCAAACGGCAATGCGGCAACTTAAAGATTCCACTGATTATGCTAGGTACTATGTGGCTGGTTATGCAGCAACTGCACCTAATGGACATGGCACACAGTTTGGTTTTCCTGTACCAACATTAACCAAACCAGAAAACGCTGTATCTTTTGTAGAAAACCGTATAAAAGCCAATGTAGATTATATTAAAATTATTGTAGAACCTTGGAAAGAAACCTTGTCCTTAGAAACAGTATCCGAGATAATCGAAGAAACGCATAAAGCCAAAATGATTGCAGTAGTGCATATTAGTAGGCTAGAAGATGCTATAAATGTACTTAATAAAAATGCAGACGGATTAGTGCATATTTGGTGGGATAAACCTATAGAAACTTCAGAATTAGAAACATTAACCAAAAACAAATCCTTCTTTGTAATCCCAACATTGCTCACAACACTAAAAGCATTTGAGAGTATGGGAGAAGGTTCGAATAAATTTCTCAAAAAAGAAGATTTACTTAATGAAGTAAAAAAAATGCATGATGCAAATATTCCAATATTAGCTGGAACTGACCCTCCTAATTTAGGTATCAATTATGGAACTGATTTATATAAGGAAATGCAGTTATTACGTGAAGCTGGACTTAGCAACATAGAAGTATTAAAAACAGTAACAAGTAATGTTGCAAATGCATTTAGTCTTAAAGAGACTGGCTTTGTCAAAGAAGGGTATTTGGCTGATCTTATTCTTATTGAAGGCGATGTTATAGAAGATATTAATGCAATAATGAATCAGAAAAAGGTGTGGAAAAAAGGCCAACTTCTTAAAGAATAG
- a CDS encoding 2TM domain-containing protein, with protein sequence MMKIKNKEGLLKAQKHVRRLKLFYIHFAGYLVVVALLLYNLYIVEGEYKNNIISLNLSILVLWTVVIMIHAFIIYKERKVFKKSWEDKKIASYLENGSTEETKMWE encoded by the coding sequence ATGATGAAAATAAAGAACAAAGAAGGATTGCTAAAAGCTCAAAAACACGTAAGACGATTAAAACTGTTTTACATTCACTTTGCAGGATACCTTGTAGTAGTGGCACTGTTGTTATACAATCTCTATATTGTTGAAGGGGAATACAAGAATAACATAATTAGTCTTAATCTTTCAATTTTAGTATTATGGACAGTTGTTATTATGATACACGCTTTTATAATTTATAAAGAACGGAAGGTCTTTAAAAAAAGCTGGGAAGACAAAAAAATAGCTTCTTATCTGGAGAACGGATCAACCGAGGAAACCAAGATGTGGGAATAA
- a CDS encoding LytR/AlgR family response regulator transcription factor, with translation MNVIIIEDEKPSARRLQRMLKSMDVAAETMLHSVEESLQWFQHNEHPDLIFLDIQLSDGLSFEIFEALDINSAVIFTTAYDEYALQAFKLNSIDYLLKPIDDDDLRIAVNKFKGRTPQKQSVTLDFNDIKKLLVNPIEREYKKRFSVKVGQHLKLINIEDIECIYSENKGTYAHTNEGRNYLLDLTLDQLEDELEPHVFFRVSRKFYVNINAIKDIISYTNSRLQIKLSHFNEQDIIVARERVKDFKNWLE, from the coding sequence ATGAACGTAATCATTATAGAAGACGAAAAACCATCAGCAAGACGGTTACAACGCATGCTAAAATCTATGGATGTAGCCGCAGAAACAATGTTACATTCGGTTGAAGAATCTTTGCAATGGTTTCAACACAACGAGCATCCAGACCTCATTTTTTTAGATATACAGTTAAGTGATGGTCTATCTTTTGAGATTTTTGAAGCTTTAGACATAAATTCTGCGGTTATTTTTACCACGGCTTACGATGAATACGCGCTTCAGGCTTTTAAACTCAACAGTATCGATTATCTTTTAAAACCAATTGATGATGACGACTTAAGAATTGCGGTAAATAAGTTTAAAGGTAGAACACCTCAAAAGCAATCTGTTACTTTAGACTTTAACGATATCAAGAAACTACTTGTAAATCCAATAGAGCGCGAGTACAAAAAGCGTTTTTCTGTAAAAGTGGGTCAACACCTAAAGCTTATAAATATTGAAGATATAGAATGTATATATAGCGAAAATAAAGGGACTTATGCACATACTAACGAAGGTAGAAATTATCTGTTAGACTTAACTTTAGATCAACTCGAAGACGAGTTGGAGCCACATGTATTCTTTAGGGTAAGCCGAAAATTTTACGTTAATATTAATGCCATAAAAGATATTATTAGCTATACCAACTCTAGGTTGCAAATTAAACTCAGTCACTTTAATGAGCAAGATATTATTGTAGCAAGAGAGCGCGTAAAGGATTTTAAAAACTGGTTAGAGTAG
- a CDS encoding LETM1-related biofilm-associated protein has translation MNPSAKGWIKKLLKDLSNHNLADIDTLDFYNKLRQTGFIYGSNISTLQFIDQSFDFTEEERSKINLLLCFYHIHLREGCSNETFVEKLVAYYKIVGENERSFFEELFGESSSDRLLEKMMHKRIHIDDNFISKSFNYFLVNALLFIDVLGYIQFLNGKKDIKSYVDNLESALESVVISVMDTKSNKSNYDENLMKLFESSMRQKGTDINTYHDVIKLINHPLEKRYLVDLVCMASWSDKIIDTAEKNFLNQLKDDLHLEQHVIDNSIASINLFYDEHKEEVAFLSSKNLAQSFYDNSSKLVSKLVNRNKKRLLKELSESKEAMKLLTASTYRTLNDDEQKKIQQQLLDIFKSIPSLAIFMLPGGAILLPLFVKIIPKLLPSAFDDNRIEEED, from the coding sequence ATGAATCCATCAGCAAAAGGCTGGATAAAAAAACTACTTAAAGACCTATCAAATCATAATCTGGCTGATATTGACACCTTAGATTTTTATAATAAGCTGAGACAAACTGGTTTTATTTATGGTAGTAATATTTCTACATTACAATTTATAGATCAATCTTTTGATTTTACAGAAGAAGAGCGAAGTAAAATAAATTTGCTTTTATGTTTTTATCATATTCACTTACGTGAAGGGTGCTCTAATGAGACATTTGTTGAGAAGCTTGTTGCTTATTACAAAATTGTTGGTGAAAACGAACGTTCTTTTTTTGAAGAACTTTTTGGAGAATCGTCTAGTGATAGATTACTAGAAAAAATGATGCATAAACGCATTCATATAGATGATAATTTTATTTCTAAAAGCTTTAATTACTTTTTAGTTAACGCCTTGCTCTTTATAGATGTACTTGGCTATATACAGTTTTTAAATGGTAAAAAAGACATTAAAAGTTACGTAGACAATTTAGAATCTGCTTTAGAGTCTGTAGTTATCTCTGTAATGGATACTAAATCTAATAAGTCTAATTACGACGAAAATTTAATGAAGCTTTTTGAAAGCTCCATGCGTCAAAAAGGCACAGATATTAACACTTACCACGATGTTATTAAACTTATTAATCATCCTTTAGAAAAACGGTATCTTGTAGACTTGGTTTGCATGGCTTCTTGGAGTGACAAAATAATTGATACAGCTGAGAAGAATTTTCTTAACCAACTAAAAGACGATCTTCACCTAGAACAGCATGTTATTGATAATTCTATTGCATCTATAAACTTATTTTATGACGAGCATAAAGAAGAAGTTGCGTTTTTAAGTTCTAAAAACTTAGCACAAAGTTTTTATGACAACAGTAGCAAACTGGTGTCTAAGCTTGTTAATCGTAACAAAAAGCGCCTTTTAAAAGAACTGTCTGAGAGTAAAGAAGCAATGAAATTACTGACGGCCTCAACCTACAGAACACTAAATGACGACGAGCAAAAAAAGATACAGCAACAACTATTAGATATTTTTAAATCTATACCTAGTTTGGCCATTTTTATGCTACCAGGTGGTGCAATTTTATTACCGCTTTTTGTAAAAATTATTCCAAAATTACTGCCTTCTGCTTTTGATGATAATAGGATTGAAGAAGAGGACTAA